In a single window of the Caproicibacterium sp. BJN0003 genome:
- the gatC gene encoding Asp-tRNA(Asn)/Glu-tRNA(Gln) amidotransferase subunit GatC, translating into MVSHEELLSLAKLAKLSIPPEKLQNLAEEMNSIIDFADTINSIPADQNDFDNINGLSNVFREDTIQESLPQEEILKNAQDQDDGCFLVKKRS; encoded by the coding sequence ATGGTCAGCCATGAAGAACTGCTAAGTCTTGCAAAGCTTGCAAAACTTTCTATTCCACCCGAAAAGCTTCAGAATCTTGCGGAAGAAATGAATTCCATCATTGATTTTGCGGATACCATTAATTCCATTCCCGCAGATCAGAACGATTTTGATAATATTAATGGTCTTTCTAATGTGTTTCGTGAAGACACCATACAGGAAAGCCTGCCGCAAGAAGAAATCCTAAAAAATGCGCAGGATCAGGACGACGGCTGTTTTCTTGTAAAGAAGCGGTCATAA